One window from the genome of Pelodictyon luteolum DSM 273 encodes:
- the bchC gene encoding chlorophyll synthesis pathway protein BchC, protein MKSKAIVFTGVRQIELREVTLKPLSSTDVLVETWWSSISTGTEKMAFNGLIPSPPFIYPFIPGYETVGKITEVGAHVNRELIGRYAYIAGSFGYEGVNAAFGGASQFVACPVESLTVLEGIENPQCGIALPLGATALHIVDLAAVKGKKVLVLGQGAVGLLAAELAKLMGAALVAATEPSQNRLRHSPADIRINPDTEDVMAALAGHEFDVLIDSTGIMSAIDTGLRFLKFHGQVIFGGYYQRMNIDYSQAFQKELSFIAAKQWAKGDLERVRKLIAEGRLNTEKIFTHHHPVDDAITDAYMQAFNDPDCMKMILTWKKEAEEGGTPCHTAPKP, encoded by the coding sequence ATGAAATCAAAAGCCATCGTCTTTACCGGCGTGCGGCAGATAGAGCTCCGGGAAGTGACCCTCAAACCGCTCTCCTCGACCGACGTCCTTGTTGAAACCTGGTGGTCATCCATCAGCACCGGAACGGAAAAGATGGCCTTCAATGGCCTCATACCCTCCCCGCCCTTCATCTATCCGTTCATTCCGGGCTATGAAACCGTCGGCAAAATCACCGAAGTCGGCGCTCATGTCAACCGTGAACTCATCGGCAGGTACGCCTACATCGCAGGTTCGTTCGGCTATGAAGGGGTGAACGCCGCTTTCGGGGGAGCGTCGCAGTTCGTTGCATGCCCGGTGGAGAGCCTCACCGTGCTTGAGGGCATAGAAAACCCGCAGTGCGGCATCGCCCTTCCGCTTGGCGCAACGGCTTTGCACATCGTAGATCTGGCAGCCGTAAAAGGAAAGAAAGTGCTGGTGCTCGGCCAGGGGGCAGTCGGGCTCCTGGCCGCGGAACTTGCAAAACTCATGGGGGCTGCACTCGTTGCCGCCACGGAACCCTCCCAGAACCGCCTCCGCCACTCACCGGCCGACATCAGAATCAACCCTGACACCGAGGACGTGATGGCTGCGCTAGCAGGCCATGAGTTCGACGTGCTCATCGACAGCACCGGCATCATGAGCGCGATCGACACCGGCCTGCGCTTCCTCAAATTCCATGGGCAGGTCATATTCGGCGGCTACTACCAGCGCATGAACATTGATTACTCGCAGGCTTTCCAGAAGGAACTCTCCTTCATTGCCGCAAAGCAATGGGCCAAGGGCGACCTGGAACGTGTCCGCAAGCTCATAGCCGAAGGGCGGCTCAACACCGAAAAGATCTTCACCCACCACCACCCGGTGGACGATGCCATCACAGACGCCTACATGCAGGCATTCAACGACCCCGACTGCATGAAGATGATCCTCACATGGAAAAAAGAAGCCGAAGAGGGCGGAACACCCTGCCACACTGCCCCGAAACCCTGA
- the dut gene encoding dUTP diphosphatase translates to MLKVKIVRLNKQAFLPVYATRHAAGMDVSACLEAPVVVAPGSAELIATGLAIELPEGYEAQLRPRSGLALRNLISLPNSPATIDADYRGEVKVILVNHGRDPFKVSHGDRIAQMVVARVEQVSFVEVDTLGDTERGEGGFGHTGMGQG, encoded by the coding sequence ATGCTGAAAGTAAAGATTGTGCGGCTTAACAAACAAGCGTTTCTGCCGGTTTATGCTACACGACACGCCGCAGGCATGGATGTTTCCGCCTGCCTTGAGGCTCCGGTTGTTGTGGCGCCGGGCTCGGCGGAGCTTATTGCGACGGGACTGGCCATAGAGCTTCCCGAAGGATATGAGGCCCAGCTGCGACCGCGCAGCGGGCTTGCTCTGCGTAACCTCATATCCCTTCCCAATTCTCCGGCAACGATCGATGCTGATTACCGAGGTGAGGTGAAGGTGATTCTCGTCAATCACGGCAGGGACCCGTTCAAGGTCAGCCACGGTGACCGCATTGCGCAGATGGTCGTCGCCCGTGTCGAGCAGGTTTCCTTCGTTGAAGTCGACACGCTCGGCGATACGGAGCGCGGTGAGGGCGGGTTCGGTCACACCGGCATGGGGCAAGGGTAA
- the bshB1 gene encoding bacillithiol biosynthesis deacetylase BshB1, giving the protein MQMESDGSRVYALAFGAHPDDVELSCGATLLKIMGEGSKVAVCDLTRGEMGTLGTPETRRKEAAEAAKAMGYRERVQLDLGDSKLFYNEENLHAVIAVIRRFRPQAVFCNPAEERHPDHVKASKLVTDACYYSGLRQLKTTDGGTPQEPHRPRHIFHYIQFRDLAPDMIVDVSDTFEASRHGLLSFTSQFWQEGESGSPATLIKRKEFLSGLEARARALGEQIGAQYGEGLIETTTPAVRTFTACFPDI; this is encoded by the coding sequence ATGCAAATGGAAAGTGACGGCTCCCGTGTTTACGCCCTGGCCTTCGGCGCCCATCCCGACGATGTCGAACTCTCATGCGGTGCGACGCTGCTTAAAATAATGGGCGAAGGCAGCAAGGTCGCCGTCTGCGACCTCACCCGCGGGGAAATGGGCACGCTCGGCACTCCCGAAACCCGTCGGAAAGAGGCCGCGGAAGCCGCGAAAGCCATGGGCTACCGTGAACGCGTGCAGCTCGACCTCGGCGACTCGAAACTTTTCTACAACGAAGAGAACCTCCACGCCGTCATAGCAGTCATCCGCCGCTTCCGCCCGCAGGCGGTCTTCTGCAATCCGGCCGAAGAGCGCCACCCCGACCATGTGAAAGCCTCGAAGCTGGTGACTGACGCCTGTTACTATTCCGGGCTCCGCCAGCTGAAAACCACTGACGGGGGCACCCCGCAGGAACCGCACCGGCCGCGCCACATTTTCCACTATATCCAGTTCAGGGACCTCGCTCCGGACATGATCGTCGACGTGTCCGATACTTTCGAGGCCTCACGCCATGGGCTCCTCTCCTTCACCTCCCAGTTCTGGCAGGAGGGCGAGAGCGGTTCGCCGGCCACACTGATCAAACGCAAGGAGTTTCTCAGCGGCCTTGAAGCCCGGGCACGCGCGCTCGGCGAACAGATCGGCGCCCAATACGGCGAAGGGCTCATAGAAACCACAACCCCGGCCGTTCGAACCTTCACGGCCTGCTTCCCCGACATCTAA
- the bchF gene encoding 2-vinyl bacteriochlorophyllide hydratase has product MPRYTPEQLQRRNASVWTTVQAILAPIQFVMFLLGVTITYLYKYDIWIDNFAWVTFFVTLKTFMLFLIFITGGFFEKEVFGAFAFAPEFFWEDFGSSIAMVVHVSYFILFYMGLDESILLWTALAAYLSYLINALQFVIRLLLEKRNEKKMKAGEAA; this is encoded by the coding sequence ATGCCCCGTTATACACCCGAGCAGCTCCAGCGCCGCAACGCCTCCGTCTGGACAACCGTACAGGCCATTCTGGCGCCCATCCAGTTCGTCATGTTCCTTCTGGGCGTCACCATCACCTACCTCTACAAGTACGACATCTGGATAGACAACTTCGCATGGGTCACCTTTTTCGTGACCCTGAAAACCTTCATGCTCTTCCTGATATTCATCACAGGCGGCTTTTTTGAAAAAGAGGTCTTCGGAGCGTTTGCCTTCGCTCCTGAATTCTTCTGGGAGGACTTCGGGAGCTCCATCGCCATGGTGGTCCATGTATCCTACTTCATTCTCTTCTACATGGGCCTCGATGAGTCGATCCTGCTCTGGACGGCACTTGCCGCCTACCTCAGCTACCTCATCAACGCTCTGCAGTTCGTCATCCGCCTCTTGCTTGAAAAGCGCAATGAAAAGAAAATGAAGGCAGGGGAGGCCGCATGA
- a CDS encoding ABC transporter substrate-binding protein, with product MQRTITALLVVLLFLGTLTSCRQNNAEARKETIIAAVSADFDHLNPLLIQLSMSREACALIYPSLVKPSYDIEKGTITFLPSAAERWEFSADGRTATFHLQPGAVWEDGEKLTAEDFKYSYTLYANPATASTRQHYLEDLLLNADGSPDIARSVETPNDSTLVLRFRRPLSPAIILDHFNDLMPVAEHVFRKYSPDEIRSRAAEIPIVGAGPYRVLKWARQEKLVLESSPSSTLPHPAVTRQLIFLVVPEYTTRLAMLRSGQVDAMLSAGGINPKDVPDLSTMAKDVVIRPVKDRYFDSIVWLNIDGEVWRRQHLVKPNPLFGDKMVRRALTLAIDRQSIIDGFMGPEHAEIVNTSLSPAYRQITDTSLDPYAYDPGKASELLTAAGWTPGPDGILRKAGRRFTFELAAPVGNPRRNYAATIIQQNLRQIGIDCRLRFDESLIFLKNQNEFRYEAALSGLAAETLPFQLIIWGSDFEKRTFNSSAFQNQRLDAVIEALSGPQQPALELALWKEYQQILHRDQPRTFLYYYDELEGFSSRVENADVNLIATLWNAYDWKLR from the coding sequence ATGCAGAGAACCATCACCGCACTCCTCGTTGTCCTGCTCTTCCTCGGCACCCTCACCTCCTGCCGGCAGAACAATGCCGAAGCCCGGAAAGAAACCATCATCGCAGCGGTATCGGCAGATTTCGACCATCTGAACCCGCTGCTCATCCAGCTTTCGATGTCGCGTGAAGCCTGTGCCCTCATCTACCCCTCACTCGTCAAGCCGTCCTATGACATCGAAAAAGGCACCATCACCTTCCTGCCTTCAGCGGCTGAACGCTGGGAGTTCTCGGCGGATGGCCGCACGGCGACATTCCACCTGCAACCCGGAGCGGTCTGGGAAGACGGGGAAAAGCTGACAGCGGAAGACTTCAAATATTCCTACACCCTTTATGCAAATCCCGCAACGGCCAGCACAAGGCAGCACTACCTTGAGGATCTGCTTTTAAACGCCGATGGCTCCCCCGACATCGCCCGCTCGGTCGAAACCCCGAATGATTCTACCCTGGTGCTCCGTTTCCGCCGTCCACTCTCCCCCGCCATCATCCTCGACCACTTCAACGACCTGATGCCGGTGGCCGAACATGTGTTCCGGAAGTACAGCCCCGACGAGATCCGCAGCCGTGCCGCAGAGATCCCGATTGTCGGAGCAGGGCCCTACAGAGTGCTGAAATGGGCGCGACAGGAAAAGCTGGTGCTGGAAAGCAGTCCCTCCTCAACCCTTCCGCACCCCGCCGTGACACGCCAGCTGATCTTCCTCGTGGTCCCCGAATACACGACGCGCCTGGCCATGCTCCGCTCCGGCCAGGTTGACGCGATGCTCTCCGCCGGAGGCATCAACCCGAAAGATGTCCCGGACCTCTCCACCATGGCAAAGGACGTCGTCATCCGGCCGGTGAAAGACCGCTACTTCGACAGCATCGTCTGGCTGAACATCGACGGCGAAGTATGGCGCCGGCAACATCTCGTAAAACCCAACCCGCTCTTCGGAGACAAAATGGTCCGCCGTGCGCTCACGCTCGCCATCGACCGCCAGTCGATCATCGACGGGTTCATGGGTCCAGAACATGCCGAAATCGTCAACACATCGCTCTCTCCGGCCTACCGCCAGATCACCGACACATCGCTCGACCCGTATGCCTACGACCCGGGCAAAGCCTCGGAGCTGCTCACCGCGGCTGGATGGACACCGGGCCCGGACGGCATCCTCCGGAAAGCAGGCAGAAGGTTCACTTTTGAACTTGCCGCACCTGTTGGCAACCCAAGGCGGAACTACGCGGCCACCATCATCCAGCAGAACCTCCGCCAGATCGGCATCGACTGCCGCCTCCGGTTCGATGAAAGCCTCATTTTCCTGAAGAACCAGAACGAGTTCCGCTATGAAGCGGCCCTGTCGGGGCTGGCTGCCGAAACCCTTCCCTTCCAGCTGATCATCTGGGGGTCCGACTTTGAAAAACGCACGTTCAACTCATCGGCATTCCAGAACCAACGGCTTGATGCAGTCATCGAAGCACTCAGCGGCCCGCAGCAACCAGCCCTCGAACTGGCTCTCTGGAAAGAATACCAGCAGATCCTCCACCGCGACCAGCCGAGAACATTCCTGTACTATTATGACGAACTTGAGGGGTTCAGCAGTCGGGTGGAGAACGCTGACGTCAACCTCATCGCAACCCTCTGGAACGCCTATGACTGGAAGCTTCGCTGA